From the genome of Sulfurimonas paralvinellae:
CGAAAGGCTCATACCGAAGATCACGCTAAAAAGCGCAAAGAAGAGAGAGATGAGCATCGTATTTCTAAAGCCGACTCTATACTGCAAAGCGGCAACTGTTGGGATCACCATCAATGCACCTATAAGCAAAGACCCAACAACGCGAATAGAGAGTGCAATAATAATGGCAACGACAGTAACAAGTAAAAAGTTTAGAAATTTGACCTTTATACCACTTGTTTTTGCCACCTCTTCATCATAGGCGATAAAATAGAGTTCTTTTGAGAAAAGAAGTAAGAACAGCAATGAGATGGAGCCAAAAATGATAATAGTAATAACATCGCTGTCACTTACAGATAAGATAGAACCAAACAGATAAGAAAAAAGCGAGTTGTTAAAAGCACCACCGAGCGAGACAATAATGACAGCAAGAGCCAAAGAACCAGATAGAAGGATTGCCAAAATCGCATCAGAGTAAAGTTCAAAAGAGCTTCTAAGGTATTCTATAAGCCATGCAGAAGCTATCGCTACAACAACAGCAACCCAAAGAGGATTATAACCTGCAACCAAACCGACAGCGACACCGACTAAAGCCGAATGCGCCAAAGTCTCACTAATGAGAGAGTATCTGCGAAGCACGACAAAGGTACCGCTTAGTGACGCAAGGATGGCTATAAAAACTCCTGCTATGAAAGCTCTTTGCATAAACTCGTATGAAAACATCTCAATCATTTTTTATCCTAGTGCTCATGCTTGTGATTATGTATCAAATGGGCATCAATACCGTAAAGTTCACTCATCTCTTCACAGGAGAGTGCCTTTTTTGGATCATTGCAGATCGTCGCTTTTTGATTGATAGTGAACAGTCTGCCAATATCATCGGCAATAACACCGATATCATGGGTAATAAAAAGGATTGTCATCCCATCTTCTTTGTTCAGCTTGGCAAGCAGTTTGTAAAAACGCTGCTGTGAGACCACATCAACTCCTGTATTTGGTTCATCAAGAATGAGTATCTCAGGTGATGATGCAAGAGCGCGGGCTATCATAACACGCTGACGCTGCCCGCCGGAGAGTGTACCTACCATTTTATCTTTAAGATCCAGAATATCCATCTTGAGCATGGCATCTTCTACGACATGCTTGTCTTCCTGACTTGTGCCGGCAAAGATGCCTCTCTTGGCAATGCGTCCCATTTTAACGATATCTTCCACTGTTGCCGGAAAATTGGCATCGACATGAGAAGCACGCTGTGGGACATAGCCTATTTTATACCACTCTTTAAAAGATCTGAGTTTTTTTCCAAAAAGGCGTATCTCACCGGATGTTGGTTTCTCCAAGCCCAAAAGCATACGAATGAGTGTTGTCTTTCCACCGCCGTTTGGCCCGATGATAGCTATATACTCACCATTAAAAATTTGAAAATTGATATTTTGCAAAACACTCTGCCCATGAACAATGAAGCTGAGATTTTTGACATCAAAGATAGGGACTTTGAACTTTAGTTGCACACAAGAGCCTTAGAGAGTTTGTCAAGATTTCTGTACATGATATCTTCATAGCTTAGATGTGCTGCAGCTTCATCTTTCGTGATATTGCCAAGCGGCTGAAAAACTTCAAGGTCGATATGCGTATCCTTGGCTATTCTTTTTATGACTTTGTCATTGACAAAATGCTCAAAAAAGATAGTTCTCACGCCCTCTTTTTGAATGTCATCCATAATTCTTGTCACATCTTTTGCACTCGGCTGCGCTTCAGGAGATAATCCCGTTAAAGACTCCACATGAAAACCATAGTTGCGTGAGAGGTAACCAAGGGCATTGTGACTTACAACGACAGTATCGGCTTTGCATGACGAAAGTTTTGTTCTATATGCTTTATCAAGCTTTTGAAGCATTGCGATATAGCGTTTTTTATTTTCTTCATAATACGCTTTATTCTCCGGAAGCAGTTTTGACAATGCTGCTGTTATCACAACGGTCATGCGCTGCATATTTGCAAAGTCCAGCCAATAATGCGGATCGGTCATATTGTGAATGCAGTCCGGACCATGATGGTCATGCAGTTCATGTTCGTCTTCTCCAAGCTTGCGTAGTCTGACATACTTACTCATGTCAATCATCTTATCTCTGTTTTTAAAGCCGTGCACCCATGGCTCAAGTCCTGCTCCACTGTAAATAAGAAGAGAACTCTTTTCTATTTTTGCCATAAGACGTGGTGTGGGCTCAAAGCTGTGCGGATCGACACCAAAAGGAAGTATATGTACTACTTCCACGGTATCACCTGCAATATGTTTGGTGATATCGTATAAAGCGAATGTCGTTACAGCGACGATCGGCTTTTTATTTTTCTCTTTGCCTGTGTCATATGAGATAAAAAGAAGCAAAACCGCAATAGCTGTAACAAGAACAATTCCAATAATCTTCAAATTTTTCACGCAGACATCCTCAACATAAGTTCTTCGTTATTATACCCAAGATAAGCTATAGTTTGATAATATAAGTTTTTTTAGATATAATTCGCCACTTTATTATAGGAAATATATATGACCACAAGTCTTTTACTTATCGTTCAGATCGTACTCGTCATCATCTTGGTGATCGCTGTACTTTTACAAAAGAGCTCAAGCATTGGTTTAGGTGCTTACAGCGGTTCGAATGAATCTGTTTTCGGTGCAAAAGGTCCAAACAGCTTCTTAGCCAAAGCTACATTCACGATTGGATTTTTATTTGTTCTCAATACAATCACACTTGGGTACATGTACTCAAAAGCAGCACAGTCCTCTGTCGTTGACGAGGTTGTAGAAAATACAAATGTTGCAGCACCGACACTGCCAACAATGCCTGCCAAAGAAACAAATAGTTCAAAATAGGGAGAAAAAGAGTATGCTAGAAGAGATATTTAACGAATGTGAAACAAAGATGCAAGGTGCTATAGAGCACATGCAAAGAGAGTTCAAAACACTTAGAACAGGGAAGGTTACAACCTCTGTTTTAGATAATGTAAAAATCGACTACTATGGTACTCCGACTCCGCTTGATCAGGTTGGATCAGTGATTGCGACAGATGCGACGACTATCGTTGTCAATCCATGGGAGAAAAATCTTCTTGGTGATATCGAATCTGCAATACAAGCTGCAAACATCGGTGTCAATCCCAACAATGACGGTGATGTCATCAAACTTTTCTTCCCGCCAATGACTGTTGAACAGCGTCAAGAAGCTGTAAAACAGATGAAAGGCATGGGTGAAAAAGCAAAAGTTTCTATAAGAAATGACAGACGTGACGCTAACGACAAGATCAAAAAACTTGAAAAAGATAAAGAGATCACACAAGATGATTCCAAATCTGCTCAAGACAACGTTCAAAAAATCACTGACAAATACATCGCAAAAGTTGACGGCATCTTAAAAGATAAAGAAGCTGAAATTCTAAAGGTTTAATCACGCCAAAGGAAGTAATTCCTTTGCCTACGCTAACGCTTGGTTCTCTTCGGCAGAGAGCCCTCGCACCATAGGTGCTCTTAAAAAACTATACAATTAGGAAAAAAATGAACATCAAACAAATATATATGGATGCAGATGCTCTTTTAGAGGGGCATTTTAAACTCAGCAGCGGTAATCATTCACAATTTTATCTTCAGTCTGCAAAAGTTTTGGAAGATCCTAAGACAGCAAAACTTTTAGCCGATGAACTTGCAAAGCAGATCAAAGCTAGCGGTCTTGAGATAGATACTGTTTGTGCGCCTGCTCTTGGCGGGCTTATCGCCGGCTTTGCACTTGCAACCGCTCTTGATGTCCGCAGCATTTTTGCAGAAAGAGTTGATGGTAAAATGACAATTCGCCGCGGTTTTGAGATAAAACCGGGTGAAAAAGTGCTTATGTGTGAAGATATCATTACAACCGGCGGCAGCGCAATGGAAGCGGCAGCCGTTGTCAAAGAGCTTGGTGGAGAGATCGTCGGTGTAGCAGCACTTGCAAATCGTGGTTTTTGCCACAGAGAAGGCAGTGACGTTGAAACAAAACCTAACTGTAAGCTACCGCAGGATATTCCATTTTTCGCTCTGGCTGACTTTACTTTTGAGATGTATTCACCTGATGAATGTCCACTTTGTAAAGATGGCAGCGAAGCTATCAAACCGGGTTCAAGAGGCAACTAAGACCTCTTTGACCTTAGAACTTGAGCTGACAGCTCATTGCCCTCTCGACCAACACTCTCGCTATCTCTACTTTTCCATCGACGATTAGCGGACTTTTTAATTTTTTGAGCCTTACTCTTTCTTCTTTTGATATCACTTTTACTATGATATTGGCCTCTTTTGTCTGTTCTATAATTGCTTCGCAGATCAGTTGTTTCTTCTCCGGATTATCCAGCGTTACAATGACCGCTGCCGAATCCTTTACATGAAGCGCTTCAATAATGGAACGTTTTGACATATCCCCAAGATAGGCTTCTATGCCCTTTTTAAGCGCCTCTTTTACATGTTTTGGAGAATTGTCTATAACAATATATTCCATTCCGTACTCATCTAAATGTTTTGCGACAAATTTTCCTACTACACCGTATCCACACACAATAATATGATCTTTGCGCTCATGCATATCCACTACTTCAGGGATAGAGGATTTGGAACGGATAATAATCTCCGCTATTTTTTTAACGTGTGGAATAAAAAACGGAGTGACGATCATTGAAAATATTACGACAAGCACCATCAGTGATGCCAATTGCTCATCCATAAGTTGATTTGCACTTGCAAGAGCAAAAATAACAAAAGAGAACTCACCGACCTGTGCAAGTGCCAACCCTGTTTTTAAACCTGTCAAAGGTTTATATGTCAAAGCAACGACAAGAAAAGTCACGAAAGTCTTTAAAATGAACACCATGATAAATACAAGAACAATCGTAGAGAAATTGTCATAAAGCATCTGAAGGTCAATCTTCATACCGACAACAACAAAGAATGTTCCCAAAAGAAGATCTTTAAACGGCGCAATATCTGCCTCTACCTTATAGTGATAACGTGTTTCGGCGATGATCATTCCGGAGATAAAGGCACCCAAAGAGTATGTAAATCCCATAAAATCAGCAAGCAGTGATGTAGCAGTCACTATAAAAAGAACGGAAGCCATAAAAAGCTCATCAAGCTCACTTGTTGCCGAAAAATGTAAAAGCCACTCGATAAGCTTGCGTCCTATGGTAAACATAAAGGCTAAAACGATAAAAGCACTGATAAAGGTATATAATAAAATTGTGCTGATATCTTGATCCGCTTTATTTGACAAAAAACCTATGAGAATGAGAATAGGGATGACCGCAATATCCTGAAAGATCAGTATTCCTGTCGCTCTTTGTCCGTAAGAGGTGTATATCTCTTTAGACTGTTTCAAATAGGTAAGCACTACAGCCGTTGATGAGAGTGCAAAAGCCAAAGCTATCATCAAAGCAGACCGTAAATCAATGTTGAAAATATAGTGTGAAACAGTAAAAACAGCAACAGCGGTTAAAACAA
Proteins encoded in this window:
- a CDS encoding metal ABC transporter permease codes for the protein MIEMFSYEFMQRAFIAGVFIAILASLSGTFVVLRRYSLISETLAHSALVGVAVGLVAGYNPLWVAVVVAIASAWLIEYLRSSFELYSDAILAILLSGSLALAVIIVSLGGAFNNSLFSYLFGSILSVSDSDVITIIIFGSISLLFLLLFSKELYFIAYDEEVAKTSGIKVKFLNFLLVTVVAIIIALSIRVVGSLLIGALMVIPTVAALQYRVGFRNTMLISLFFALFSVIFGMSLSYYYSLPSGATIVLSVIVVFVISLIINKK
- a CDS encoding metal ABC transporter ATP-binding protein — its product is MQLKFKVPIFDVKNLSFIVHGQSVLQNINFQIFNGEYIAIIGPNGGGKTTLIRMLLGLEKPTSGEIRLFGKKLRSFKEWYKIGYVPQRASHVDANFPATVEDIVKMGRIAKRGIFAGTSQEDKHVVEDAMLKMDILDLKDKMVGTLSGGQRQRVMIARALASSPEILILDEPNTGVDVVSQQRFYKLLAKLNKEDGMTILFITHDIGVIADDIGRLFTINQKATICNDPKKALSCEEMSELYGIDAHLIHNHKHEH
- a CDS encoding metal ABC transporter substrate-binding protein: MKNLKIIGIVLVTAIAVLLLFISYDTGKEKNKKPIVAVTTFALYDITKHIAGDTVEVVHILPFGVDPHSFEPTPRLMAKIEKSSLLIYSGAGLEPWVHGFKNRDKMIDMSKYVRLRKLGEDEHELHDHHGPDCIHNMTDPHYWLDFANMQRMTVVITAALSKLLPENKAYYEENKKRYIAMLQKLDKAYRTKLSSCKADTVVVSHNALGYLSRNYGFHVESLTGLSPEAQPSAKDVTRIMDDIQKEGVRTIFFEHFVNDKVIKRIAKDTHIDLEVFQPLGNITKDEAAAHLSYEDIMYRNLDKLSKALVCN
- the secG gene encoding preprotein translocase subunit SecG; the encoded protein is MTTSLLLIVQIVLVIILVIAVLLQKSSSIGLGAYSGSNESVFGAKGPNSFLAKATFTIGFLFVLNTITLGYMYSKAAQSSVVDEVVENTNVAAPTLPTMPAKETNSSK
- the frr gene encoding ribosome recycling factor, translated to MLEEIFNECETKMQGAIEHMQREFKTLRTGKVTTSVLDNVKIDYYGTPTPLDQVGSVIATDATTIVVNPWEKNLLGDIESAIQAANIGVNPNNDGDVIKLFFPPMTVEQRQEAVKQMKGMGEKAKVSIRNDRRDANDKIKKLEKDKEITQDDSKSAQDNVQKITDKYIAKVDGILKDKEAEILKV
- the pyrE gene encoding orotate phosphoribosyltransferase — translated: MNIKQIYMDADALLEGHFKLSSGNHSQFYLQSAKVLEDPKTAKLLADELAKQIKASGLEIDTVCAPALGGLIAGFALATALDVRSIFAERVDGKMTIRRGFEIKPGEKVLMCEDIITTGGSAMEAAAVVKELGGEIVGVAALANRGFCHREGSDVETKPNCKLPQDIPFFALADFTFEMYSPDECPLCKDGSEAIKPGSRGN
- a CDS encoding cation:proton antiporter, with the translated sequence MTKRKQQGKNLDNVLLYLVAALGLSTILNIVFKKLKISLIIGYIFTGTFISYLFHLQHAAHSHELEFISEFGIVFLMFTIGLEISLSKMRTMKMLIFGNGIAQVVLTAVAVFTVSHYIFNIDLRSALMIALAFALSSTAVVLTYLKQSKEIYTSYGQRATGILIFQDIAVIPILILIGFLSNKADQDISTILLYTFISAFIVLAFMFTIGRKLIEWLLHFSATSELDELFMASVLFIVTATSLLADFMGFTYSLGAFISGMIIAETRYHYKVEADIAPFKDLLLGTFFVVVGMKIDLQMLYDNFSTIVLVFIMVFILKTFVTFLVVALTYKPLTGLKTGLALAQVGEFSFVIFALASANQLMDEQLASLMVLVVIFSMIVTPFFIPHVKKIAEIIIRSKSSIPEVVDMHERKDHIIVCGYGVVGKFVAKHLDEYGMEYIVIDNSPKHVKEALKKGIEAYLGDMSKRSIIEALHVKDSAAVIVTLDNPEKKQLICEAIIEQTKEANIIVKVISKEERVRLKKLKSPLIVDGKVEIARVLVERAMSCQLKF